The Theileria orientalis strain Shintoku DNA, chromosome 2, complete genome genome has a window encoding:
- a CDS encoding proliferating cell nuclear antigen 2, translating into MFECKLDGMFLRRLFESLKEICSDVSIDCSDEGLTMQAMDNSHISLIHLKLAPDFFHLYRCDLPCTLGINISFMLKILSVVKEKSLIYLSRGDMSEDPVLNIRIIEDVGANLTLESDSLEAQVKLIEVDREHLEIPSCDYSCKCVMNSKKFQEFAKYLHSIGETVTISMSENEMRLETEGEGIRASKRFHSDVGEVRVTSIENLSQIFATRYLVLFSKATNLAEQVSINLSAGIPLSVKFGFSDEEDTSFINFYLAPNIEE; encoded by the exons ATGTTTGAATGTAAACTTGATGGCATGTTTCTTAGACGTCTTTTTGAGTCCTTGAAGGAAATCTGCAGCGACGTCAGTATAGACTGTTCAGACGAAGGTCTAACCATGCAGGCCATGGATAACTCACACATTTCTCtaattcatttaaaattagcgCCAGATTTCTTTCACCTATATCGTTGCGACTTGCCGTGCACACTCGGCATTAATATATCGTTTATGCTGAAAATTCTATCAGTGGTCAAGGAGAAATCCCTGATTTACTTATCAAGGGGGGATATGTCAGAGGATCCGGTGCTCAATATAAGAATAATTGAGGATGTTGGCGCCAATTTGACTCTAg AATCCGACTCTCTGGAGGCACAAGTTAAACTGATTGAAGTTGATAGGGAGCACCTTGAAATCCCGTCCTGCGATTACTCCTGCAAGTGTGTCATGAACTCTAAGAAGTTCCAGGAATTTGCCAAGTACCTGCACTCGATCGGGGAAACTGTGACCATAAGCATGTCAGAGAACGAGATGAGACTGGAAAcggaaggagaaggaatAAGAGCGAGCAAGAGGTTCCACTCGGACGTGGGCGAGGTGCGAGTAACGAGCATCGAGAACCTGTCTCAAATATTCGCAACTCGGTACCTGGTCTTATTCTCTAAGGCAACTAATTTGGCGGAGCAGGTCTCAATAAACCTATCGGCAGGAATACCATTGTCGGTGAAGTTCGGGTTCAGTGACGAGGAGGACACGAGTTTCATAAATTTCTACCTAGCACCAAACATAGAGGAATAA